TGCTGTAAGCGTCTATATCGGCGTATCCTCGGGAGTTGTCGTAGGCATAGTCGTTCAAGGAGTAgttggtattgttgatgttggcaGCCTGGGAGGCGGAACTGGCGGCTGTAGCGGCTGcctgtttcttcttcaagtcgttggcCTGTTTGCCGTGTCTGATGAAGGCCTTGAGGTTCTCGAACATTGTCATATAGTCAATGGGCTGGAGGTGGATTTGTCAGACGTTTCTATGGAAATGTAAAGGGGGTTCGAAAATGCGCGGTAGATGCAGAATATAatgagaattgaagaagaacgaaGTCTACCACAGATGCCGATGTAGTGCACAGAGCAATAGTagagagaagaagtgagaatagaagagaagcagaaagaaaagCGAGAATACAATTGTCAAGATGAGTACCGAGAATTCACGATGAGGATCGGAATACAGGAGAAAAGTCAAAAAGAATAATGTCTTTCGATATCGTATATTGGTGCCAACGGCTTAGGATAAGAGACCGGGATCTCAAACCGTAATCGCCTTAAGGATATCAGCGGGTTTCCAATGATGCTATAGCGTGTTGTGGAGGAGGACCACAATATTACCTTCCAAATACACTACTGCAACGTATATAATATTCGTGGTACGATCCCACGGAGCTTCCAAACCAAAACAGGATCATGTGGATTATGTAGAAAGACACAGAGAGCATGCACCAGAAGCCTAACACCGTGTATTGGGCAAACACTGGTTGGTGACATCATGCTgacatcatcttcaactgaaATTCAGTCCGTTGTGAGCAGTGAGCTTTGAGCTTTCACCGCGGATTCTGTATGAGTCtaatcttctttctggtaTCGGCGTATTCCTTTTTTTGACACTGTATTCATTCGCTTATCTTCACCAGTGCTTATCTTCACCAGTGCTCATTATTCTATTTCGTACTTACACTCTTGTCGTCGTCATTACGCATTAGGCATTACGCGTAGCGCCATGCCATGCCCTTCTGGCTACCCTACCTTCTTTGTAGACCCTCGCTGTAATTACTTGTAGATAAGCCTACTCCGACGGTTCCGAGCCGCACCGTGGTACATAGGCGATCCTACCTCACACAGCACTGAGTTGCCACTACCCAAACCTGTCTCAACCTAGCTGCGAGAATCAGAACTCCTGGCGAATCCTTCTAATACAAGTATACTTGCCTGGTTGGGTCTATTTGTTGATGTTATTCATCACAATCCAACTTTCACGCTCACTCTGTATTTTTTACGTGGCCGCATACACCAGCTTATTCGCTGGCATGGTGCAGCTCATCTAAAAACGTTAAATCAACTCAAGTTCGTTAGGGCGGCTAATTATTCTGTCCTGTTGTAATTCTCATCATTTTTCACACAAAAGCAACAAAAGTGTGGATTTTGAAACACTTAGTATACATACGGACACGCCTATACCGCGCCGATGATCTTCACAAGCAAAACCTTTCACCACCTGCGTGCATACAACATATAATGCAATATTCAAGAGTTTGactcttgttgaaaaacACGAGCTCGAATAGGTTCTCTTTTGTTTCTCTATTCCCAGCTTCAAAACTATAATGACCACTTCTACTACTTTGCCTGCCATCGTGTTTACCGACTGGGACGGGACCGTCACCTTGCAAGACTCCAACGACTATTTGACCGATAACCTTGGTTTcggaaaagaaaagagagcCGAAATCAACCAACACATCTTGGACGGCAAGCAGTCGTTTCGTGATGGCTTCATAGATATGTTGAACTCGATCACCACTCCATTCCCAGAATGTattgacttcttgttgaaaaacGTCCAGTTGGATCCTGGTTTCAAGGACTTCTACCACTGGTGTGAATCTCAAGGCATTCCAGTTATCGTTGTTTCTTCAGGTATGAGACCCATAATCTactcgttgttgaagagattaGTGGGCCAAGAAGCCATTGATAACATCGACATCATCTCCAACGACGTTGCAATCAACGACGAAACCCAAGAGTGGAACATTGTATACAAGGACCCACAATCATCTTTCGGCCACGACAAGTCCAACTCAATTAAGGAATACTTGTCCACCCACGGTTACGACGCCTCCAACACTCCGCTCTTGTTCTACTGTGGTGATGGTGTTTCTGACATTTCTGCTGCCAAAgaaaccaacttgttgtttgCCAAGCACGGAAAGGACTTGATTAAATATTCCATCAGAGAAGGCATCCCATACACCGAGTTCAACAGTTTTGCTGAGATTTTGTCCAAGGTCCAGTCCATTGTTGCAGCCAAGGGTGCCAATATCGACCAATTTATCGAAAATAAGTAATAGACTAGAATATAGACGTGGTGATAGAGAATAGATTAGAATTAAGGGAACATGCGACCATGGAGCTAATGCTAGGGTTGTAGATATGGGCAGAATACCATTAAATGTATAATTGGAACTACGTTATAGCTGATAAGTAATTAATAGTAGGTTTTTtaatggctgcgaattgTATTCATATTTTGCTATTTTTTGTaaaaattctacaaattaAAATCTACAGGCAACCAGGACAAAGCCACCAGATTTGTTAAGATGAGCAAGATTGTACATTATTCAGATAGTACCCAAGAGTAAATCGTACGTAGTTTTAGTTGCTTTGTACGTCAGAGGGAATATTGTATTGAAAACGCCAAGAGTCATAGCCTCCTCCTTACACAAGGTAAAAAGGAGATCGTCAAATGTTACACAATTTCCTTTCAATCGACAGTTTT
This window of the Scheffersomyces stipitis CBS 6054 chromosome 6, complete sequence genome carries:
- a CDS encoding predicted protein, which encodes MTTSTTLPAIVFTDWDGTVTLQDSNDYLTDNLGFGKEKRAEINQHILDGKQSFRDGFIDMLNSITTPFPECIDFLLKNVQLDPGFKDFYHWCESQGIPVIVVSSGMRPIIYSLLKRLVGQEAIDNIDIISNDVAINDETQEWNIVYKDPQSSFGHDKSNSIKEYLSTHGYDASNTPLLFYCGDGVSDISAAKETNLLFAKHGKDLIKYSIREGIPYTEFNSFAEILSKVQSIVAAKGANIDQFIENK